Proteins encoded by one window of Thiohalobacter sp.:
- a CDS encoding TIGR03087 family PEP-CTERM/XrtA system glycosyltransferase, which yields MVRPPLLFLSHRIPYPPNKGDKIRSWHVLRHLAERYRVHLGCFVDDPRDWRYAEVIEREVAGACLRPLDPRRARLRSLRGLFTGEALSLPYYRDSDLQDWVIETIDRHAIDRIFVFSSAMAQYLDRAPVAGRRLVIDFVDVDSDKWRQYARSRPWPMSWVYRREGERLLEYDRRVAARASASLFVSRAEADLFRSLAPEATNVGHFDNGVDWRYFSPSPARDNPFPDGARALVFTGAMDYWANVEAVSWFAREVFPAILAAQPEARFYIVGARPTEAVRRLEALPGVVVTGAVEDIRPWLEHAHAAVAPLRIARGVQNKVLEAMAMATPVVATPPALDGIEFPTGHDLNRGETADELVRLCLELLAARRSAPAARDWVRRRYDWDRNLAALDDLFEDAMAPAAPLEARNNPGAVQR from the coding sequence ATGGTCAGGCCGCCACTGCTGTTTCTGTCGCACCGGATTCCCTACCCGCCCAACAAGGGCGACAAGATCCGCTCCTGGCACGTGCTGCGCCATCTGGCCGAACGTTACCGGGTGCATCTGGGCTGCTTCGTCGACGATCCCCGGGACTGGCGCTACGCCGAGGTCATCGAGCGCGAGGTTGCCGGCGCCTGTCTCAGGCCGCTGGATCCGCGACGTGCCCGCCTGCGCAGCCTGCGCGGCCTGTTTACCGGCGAGGCATTGAGCCTGCCCTACTATCGCGACAGCGATCTCCAGGACTGGGTCATCGAGACCATCGATCGTCATGCCATTGACCGTATCTTCGTGTTCTCTTCCGCCATGGCCCAGTATCTCGATCGCGCGCCCGTGGCGGGCCGCCGTCTGGTCATCGACTTCGTGGACGTGGATTCCGACAAATGGCGCCAGTATGCGCGCTCGCGACCCTGGCCCATGTCCTGGGTCTACCGGCGCGAGGGTGAACGCCTCCTCGAATACGACCGCCGCGTCGCTGCGCGCGCTAGCGCGAGCCTGTTCGTGTCCCGTGCCGAGGCCGACCTCTTCCGCTCGCTGGCGCCCGAGGCCACCAACGTCGGCCATTTCGACAATGGTGTCGACTGGCGCTATTTCAGCCCCAGCCCTGCGCGCGACAATCCCTTTCCCGACGGGGCGCGTGCATTGGTATTCACCGGCGCCATGGATTACTGGGCCAATGTCGAAGCGGTAAGCTGGTTCGCGCGAGAGGTCTTTCCCGCCATTCTGGCCGCACAGCCCGAGGCGCGCTTCTACATCGTCGGGGCGCGTCCCACCGAAGCCGTACGCCGTCTCGAGGCCCTGCCGGGCGTGGTGGTAACCGGGGCCGTCGAGGACATCCGGCCCTGGCTGGAACACGCCCATGCCGCAGTGGCGCCACTGCGCATCGCGCGGGGCGTACAGAACAAGGTGCTGGAGGCCATGGCCATGGCAACCCCCGTGGTGGCGACGCCGCCGGCTCTGGATGGCATCGAATTCCCCACCGGTCATGATCTCAACCGGGGCGAAACCGCCGACGAGCTGGTGCGACTGTGTCTGGAACTGCTGGCAGCGCGCCGCTCGGCCCCGGCAGCGCGCGACTGGGTGCGTCGGCGCTATGACTGGGATCGCAATCTCGCTGCGCTCGACGACCTGTTCGAGGACGCCATGGCACCCGCAGCACCGCTGGAAGCGCGCAATAACCCTGGAGCCGTGCAACGATGA
- the xrtA gene encoding exosortase A, protein MSSTAANLPGTATGHQRISTPGALAVSGFAVMALLLAYGDTVLDIVGIWSRSETFAHGFLVVPVSLYLIWRARHDWLGIPARPAWWAAPLLLGLGFAWVVASVTGIAVGQHLSLVLMLPTTVLLVMGARFAWAIAFPLAFLIFAAPMGEELMPLLMDFTARFTVTMLRLSGIPVYVEGTFFSIPSGDWSVVEGCSGIRYLIASVTMGSLFAYVSYRAYWKRALFIAFSVVLPIIANGLRAYMIVMIAHLSDMKLALGVDHFIYGWVFFGLVMLLMFWIGSFFADPDVPRPARVAAGHSPVAPVVGAALLAIAVAAPWPAIGQWMASGPSGGATLRFEWPAPPAGWREAEAFTDWRPHYQKPLATRTLFLEDGKGPVAVHLVFYAGGGEGELVNSRNVMIPQKHAIWQKVGGGNRQRTGVPAEVVEARLRSHGQRLLIARWYWLDGAETANDYVAKLIEARARLAGRDPLSAAVVVFAPYQERGEEAPLRARLDAFIDAWGAGLRQALAAAVIERVPAE, encoded by the coding sequence ATGAGCAGTACCGCTGCCAACCTGCCCGGAACCGCCACCGGCCATCAACGGATCTCGACCCCGGGCGCGCTGGCGGTGTCCGGGTTCGCCGTTATGGCCCTGCTGCTGGCTTATGGTGATACCGTGCTCGACATCGTCGGGATCTGGTCTCGCTCGGAAACCTTTGCCCACGGCTTCCTGGTGGTGCCGGTCAGCCTGTATCTGATCTGGCGTGCGCGTCATGACTGGCTGGGCATTCCGGCACGTCCCGCCTGGTGGGCCGCACCCTTGCTGCTCGGCCTGGGCTTCGCCTGGGTGGTGGCCAGTGTTACCGGCATTGCCGTCGGCCAGCATCTGAGCCTGGTGCTGATGCTGCCGACGACCGTGCTGCTGGTCATGGGCGCCCGCTTCGCCTGGGCCATCGCCTTCCCGCTGGCCTTCCTGATTTTCGCGGCGCCCATGGGTGAGGAGCTGATGCCGCTGCTCATGGATTTTACGGCGCGTTTCACCGTGACCATGTTGCGTCTCAGTGGTATCCCGGTCTATGTCGAGGGTACTTTCTTCAGCATTCCCAGCGGCGACTGGTCGGTGGTCGAGGGCTGCAGCGGAATCCGCTACCTGATTGCCTCGGTGACCATGGGCTCGCTGTTCGCCTATGTCAGTTATCGCGCCTACTGGAAGCGGGCATTGTTCATCGCCTTCTCGGTGGTGCTGCCCATCATTGCCAATGGCCTTCGCGCCTACATGATTGTCATGATCGCGCATCTCAGCGACATGAAGCTGGCCCTGGGCGTCGATCACTTCATCTATGGCTGGGTGTTCTTCGGGCTGGTGATGCTGCTGATGTTCTGGATCGGCAGCTTCTTCGCGGACCCCGATGTACCCCGTCCGGCTCGGGTGGCAGCAGGACATTCTCCCGTCGCACCGGTGGTAGGTGCGGCCCTGCTCGCGATCGCGGTCGCGGCACCCTGGCCCGCGATCGGCCAGTGGATGGCAAGCGGGCCGTCCGGTGGCGCGACCCTGCGGTTCGAATGGCCTGCGCCACCGGCCGGCTGGCGCGAGGCCGAAGCCTTCACCGACTGGCGCCCGCACTACCAGAAACCTCTGGCTACCCGCACCCTGTTCCTGGAGGATGGCAAGGGCCCGGTCGCGGTGCACCTGGTGTTCTATGCCGGTGGCGGCGAAGGTGAGCTCGTCAACTCGCGCAACGTCATGATTCCGCAGAAGCACGCAATCTGGCAGAAGGTGGGTGGCGGCAACCGCCAGCGTACCGGCGTGCCCGCCGAGGTGGTGGAGGCGAGGCTGCGCTCCCATGGCCAGCGGCTGCTGATCGCGCGTTGGTACTGGCTCGACGGTGCTGAGACCGCCAACGACTATGTCGCCAAGTTGATCGAGGCACGGGCGCGACTGGCGGGACGCGATCCCCTGTCGGCCGCGGTCGTGGTGTTTGCCCCCTACCAGGAACGCGGTGAGGAGGCGCCGCTGCGCGCCCGTCTGGACGCGTTCATCGATGCCTGGGGGGCGGGTCTGCGGCAGGCGCTGGCAGCGGCCGTCATCGAGAGGGTGCCCGCCGAGTGA
- a CDS encoding TIGR03088 family PEP-CTERM/XrtA system glycosyltransferase produces MVHVIYRLQVGGLENGLVNLVNQMPRDRYRHAIVSLTDVTEFRQRIRRDDVDVIALHKVPGQDWGLYPRLWRLFRRLRPRIVHSRNLAALEAQVPAWLAGVPCRIHGEHGWDVTDLDGSRYRRLKRLLRPFVGHYIALSGQIEGYLREQIGVPPHRLTRIINGVDTGRFRPDGPAAALPEAFAGSDLVRIGTVGRLEAVKDQGTLLAAFIRLRDLEPGAFRRLRLILVGEGSLRPALEARAEAAGVADQVWFAGARDDIPQLLRTLDLFVLPSRAEGISNTIMEAMASALPVVATHVGGNGELVRDGETGRLVPAQDPEAMARALHAFRDATVRRRMGAAGRARAEAAFSLAVMVNRYLEVYDRQCGASAAANGGN; encoded by the coding sequence ATCGTGCATGTCATTTACCGCCTGCAGGTTGGCGGACTGGAGAACGGCCTGGTCAACCTTGTCAACCAGATGCCGCGGGACCGCTACCGGCATGCCATCGTCAGCCTCACCGATGTCACCGAGTTTCGCCAGCGCATCCGCCGCGACGACGTGGATGTCATCGCGTTGCACAAGGTGCCCGGCCAGGACTGGGGGCTTTATCCGCGGCTGTGGCGGCTGTTCCGCCGATTGCGCCCGCGGATCGTGCACAGCCGCAACCTGGCCGCGCTGGAGGCCCAGGTACCGGCCTGGCTCGCCGGGGTGCCCTGTCGCATCCATGGCGAGCACGGCTGGGACGTGACCGATCTCGACGGCAGCCGCTACCGTCGCCTGAAGCGCCTGCTGCGGCCCTTCGTCGGGCACTACATCGCGCTGTCCGGACAGATCGAGGGCTATCTCAGGGAGCAGATCGGCGTGCCCCCGCATCGCCTGACCCGCATCATCAACGGCGTCGACACCGGGCGCTTCCGGCCCGATGGCCCGGCAGCGGCACTGCCAGAGGCCTTTGCCGGCAGCGATCTGGTGCGCATCGGCACCGTGGGGCGGCTGGAGGCGGTCAAGGACCAGGGCACGCTGCTGGCAGCCTTCATCCGTCTGCGTGACCTGGAGCCGGGGGCCTTCCGGCGGCTGCGGCTGATCCTGGTGGGCGAGGGCAGCCTCCGTCCGGCGCTGGAGGCCCGGGCAGAGGCAGCGGGGGTGGCGGATCAGGTCTGGTTCGCCGGCGCGCGCGACGACATCCCGCAACTGCTGCGGACACTGGATCTGTTCGTGTTGCCATCACGGGCCGAGGGCATCTCCAACACCATCATGGAGGCCATGGCCAGCGCCCTCCCGGTGGTTGCCACCCATGTCGGCGGCAATGGCGAGCTGGTTCGGGACGGCGAGACCGGCCGGCTGGTTCCCGCCCAGGACCCCGAGGCGATGGCACGCGCCCTGCACGCATTCAGGGATGCGACGGTTCGCCGGCGCATGGGGGCTGCCGGTCGCGCGCGGGCCGAGGCAGCGTTCAGCCTGGCGGTGATGGTGAATCGCTACCTGGAAGTCTACGACCGGCAATGCGGGGCCAGTGCCGCCGCAAACGGAGGGAACTGA
- a CDS encoding XrtA/PEP-CTERM system amidotransferase: MCGIAGIFDLRDKRDIDRACVERMNQVQFHRGPDQGGTHFEPGVGLAHRRLSIIDLSNGRQPLFNEDETVVVVYNGEIYNFPALMDELKALGHRFRTHCDTEVIVHAWESWGETCVDRFRGMFAFALWDRNRETLFLARDRLGIKPLHYAELDDGRLLFASEIKSLLAVPELSRTLDPQAVEDYFALGYVPDPRSIFRAVHKLEPGHTLTLRRGQTLARPRRYWDVQFRDNGVQRLEDAEHELRDRLREAVDIRLISEVPLGAFLSGGVDSSAVVAMMAGLSSEPVNTCSISFGDPAFNESAHAEAVARRFGTNHQVEQVDPDDFDLIDRLAELYDEPYADSSAMPTYRVCQLARKRVTVALSGDGGDENFAGYRRYRWHMDEERLRRLLPLGLRRLLFGTLGSLYPKLDWAPRFLRAKSTFQALARDSLEGYFHNFSLLPEAQRQRLYGPAFRRELAGYRAIESFRRHLGSAPDHPLSRVQYLDIKTYLAGDILTKVDRASMAHALEVRVPILDHQFVEWVAGLPPHLKLHGHQGKYVFKKALEPLLPDDILYRRKMGFSVPLARWFRGPLRQRLRDALLGERMLDSGYFDPGTLRALVDQHQSGRRDHSAILWSLLMFEAFERRVLEGRAA, translated from the coding sequence GTGTGCGGCATCGCTGGTATCTTCGACCTGCGCGACAAGCGTGACATCGATCGCGCCTGTGTCGAGCGCATGAACCAGGTGCAGTTCCATCGCGGACCCGATCAGGGGGGGACCCATTTCGAGCCGGGCGTGGGCCTGGCCCACCGGCGCCTGTCCATCATCGATCTGTCGAACGGCCGCCAGCCCCTGTTCAACGAGGACGAAACCGTGGTCGTCGTCTACAACGGCGAGATCTACAATTTCCCCGCGCTGATGGATGAACTCAAGGCGCTGGGCCACAGGTTCCGTACCCACTGCGACACCGAGGTCATCGTCCATGCCTGGGAAAGCTGGGGCGAGACCTGCGTGGACCGTTTTCGCGGCATGTTTGCCTTCGCGCTCTGGGACCGCAACCGCGAGACCCTGTTCCTGGCCCGCGACCGTCTCGGCATCAAGCCGCTGCACTATGCCGAACTCGATGACGGCCGGCTGCTGTTTGCTTCCGAGATCAAGTCGCTGCTGGCGGTGCCCGAGCTGTCGCGGACCCTCGATCCACAGGCGGTGGAGGACTACTTCGCGCTGGGCTATGTGCCCGACCCGCGCAGCATTTTCCGCGCTGTGCACAAGCTGGAGCCGGGTCATACGCTGACCCTCAGGCGTGGGCAGACGCTGGCACGCCCCCGGCGCTACTGGGATGTGCAGTTCCGCGACAACGGCGTACAGCGCCTGGAGGATGCCGAGCATGAGCTGCGCGACCGCCTGCGCGAGGCCGTGGACATTCGCCTGATTTCGGAGGTGCCGCTGGGCGCCTTCCTGTCCGGCGGCGTAGATTCCTCCGCCGTGGTGGCCATGATGGCCGGATTGTCCAGCGAACCCGTCAATACCTGTTCCATTTCCTTTGGCGATCCGGCCTTCAACGAGTCCGCCCATGCCGAGGCCGTGGCGCGGCGCTTCGGCACCAACCACCAGGTCGAGCAGGTGGATCCCGACGACTTCGACCTCATCGACCGCCTTGCCGAACTCTACGATGAACCCTATGCCGACAGCTCGGCCATGCCGACCTATCGCGTCTGCCAACTGGCGCGCAAGCGGGTGACCGTGGCCCTGTCCGGGGATGGCGGCGACGAGAACTTTGCCGGTTACCGGCGCTACCGCTGGCACATGGACGAGGAACGGTTGCGCCGGCTGCTGCCGCTCGGGCTGCGTCGCCTGCTGTTCGGAACCCTGGGATCGCTCTATCCCAAGCTGGATTGGGCGCCCCGGTTCCTGCGCGCGAAGTCCACCTTCCAGGCGCTGGCGCGCGACTCGCTGGAGGGTTACTTCCACAATTTCTCGCTGTTGCCCGAGGCACAGCGCCAGCGGCTCTATGGCCCGGCGTTTCGGCGTGAGCTTGCCGGCTATCGCGCCATCGAGTCCTTCCGCCGGCATCTGGGCAGTGCCCCGGATCATCCGCTGTCCCGGGTGCAGTATCTCGACATCAAGACCTATCTCGCCGGCGACATTCTCACCAAGGTGGACCGTGCCAGCATGGCCCATGCCCTCGAGGTCCGCGTGCCCATCCTCGACCATCAGTTCGTGGAATGGGTCGCCGGTCTGCCGCCGCATCTCAAGCTGCACGGACACCAGGGCAAGTACGTGTTCAAGAAGGCATTGGAACCGCTGCTGCCGGATGACATCCTGTACCGGCGCAAGATGGGCTTCTCGGTGCCGCTGGCCAGATGGTTCCGCGGGCCGCTGCGCCAGCGCCTGCGGGACGCCCTGCTCGGCGAGCGCATGCTGGACAGCGGCTATTTCGACCCCGGAACCCTGCGTGCGCTGGTCGACCAGCACCAGTCCGGGCGCCGCGACCACAGCGCCATTCTCTGGTCGCTGCTGATGTTCGAGGCCTTCGAGCGGCGGGTGTTGGAAGGGAGGGCGGCATGA
- a CDS encoding TIGR04063 family PEP-CTERM/XrtA system glycosyltransferase, whose protein sequence is MRILHVLDHSIPLHSGYTFRTRAILREQRARGWETCHVTGPKHNQVAGVDGGSETIEGLEFHRSRTPRQWHARLPMANQWAVVQALQARLEELIPILGPDILHAHSPALDGLAAVRAAARFGLPVVYEIRAFWEDAAVDHGTSRAWGPRYRLTRALETHVVRRADAVTTICEGLRGDLLARGLPEDKVTVIPNAVDLDQFQQHPPRDEALAESLGCRGRTVLGFLGSFYAYEGLSLLLEALPCIRERRAEVCVLLVGGGPEEDRLRKLAEDLGIQHVVHFVGRVPHEQVPAYYGLVDLLVYPRLPMRLTDLVTPLKPLEAMAQERLLVASDVGGHRELIRDGVTGRLFRAGDADSLCRTVLEMLERRDDWPDMRAAGRRFVESERNWRNSVARYEPVYRGLLAGRGSR, encoded by the coding sequence ATGAGAATCCTGCACGTGCTGGACCATTCCATCCCGCTGCACAGCGGTTATACCTTCCGTACCCGCGCCATCCTGCGCGAGCAGCGCGCGCGTGGCTGGGAGACCTGTCATGTGACCGGTCCCAAGCACAATCAGGTCGCAGGTGTCGATGGCGGCAGCGAGACGATCGAGGGCCTGGAGTTCCATCGCAGCCGCACGCCGCGGCAGTGGCACGCGCGCCTGCCAATGGCAAACCAGTGGGCCGTGGTGCAAGCCTTGCAGGCGCGACTGGAGGAACTGATCCCGATCCTGGGGCCGGACATCCTGCACGCCCATTCGCCGGCGCTGGACGGTTTGGCGGCGGTGCGTGCGGCTGCCCGCTTCGGTCTGCCGGTCGTCTACGAGATCCGTGCCTTCTGGGAGGACGCGGCCGTCGATCATGGCACCAGCCGCGCCTGGGGACCGCGCTATCGCCTCACCCGTGCCCTGGAGACCCATGTGGTCCGGCGCGCCGATGCCGTGACCACCATCTGCGAGGGCCTGCGCGGTGACCTGCTGGCCCGTGGCCTGCCCGAGGACAAGGTGACCGTCATCCCCAATGCCGTGGATCTCGACCAGTTCCAGCAGCATCCGCCACGTGACGAAGCGCTGGCCGAGTCGCTGGGCTGCCGGGGGCGTACGGTGCTCGGATTCCTCGGCTCCTTCTATGCCTACGAGGGCCTGTCGCTGCTGCTGGAAGCGCTGCCCTGCATCCGCGAACGGCGAGCGGAGGTCTGTGTGCTGCTGGTCGGCGGCGGGCCGGAGGAGGATCGCTTGCGGAAACTGGCCGAGGACCTGGGCATCCAGCACGTGGTGCACTTCGTCGGCCGAGTACCCCACGAACAGGTGCCTGCCTACTATGGCCTGGTCGATCTGCTGGTCTACCCGCGCCTGCCCATGCGGCTGACCGATCTGGTCACGCCGCTCAAGCCGCTGGAAGCCATGGCCCAGGAACGACTGCTGGTGGCGTCGGACGTGGGTGGCCACCGCGAGCTGATTCGGGATGGCGTGACCGGGCGATTGTTCCGCGCGGGTGATGCCGACAGCCTGTGCCGCACGGTACTGGAGATGCTCGAGCGCCGGGACGACTGGCCGGACATGCGCGCGGCCGGCCGCCGCTTCGTGGAGAGCGAACGCAACTGGCGCAACAGCGTGGCGCGTTACGAGCCGGTTTACCGAGGTCTGCTGGCCGGGAGGGGTTCTCGATGA
- a CDS encoding glycosyltransferase, translated as MNAATERPRLVVFSSLFPSPAQPSAGVFVRERMFRVGRVLPVTVVSPQPWFPLQSLIRAFVPRYRPPAPGFEIMDGVEVYRPRFLALPGVLRRLDGLSMALSSLRCVRRLKQTGRADLIDAHFSFPDGRAATLIGRWLGLPVTITLRGTEVPHLRTTRRPQLLAAWRDARHLFSVSESLRRVAIERGVPAEKIEVVGNGVDVERFHPVPRHQAREALGLPDDAEVLVTVGGLVERKGFHRVIEVLPRLLKNHTRLHYLIVGGATAEGDWRDRLQAQVRDLGIEQRVHFLGALPPDQLKNPLSAADLFVLSTRNEGWANVLLEAMACGLPVITTDVGGNAEVVCRPELGRIVPFGDADALARVLDEALAQRWDRAAIRAHACANGWDERVKRLVSRFCSLARPPGTTAGTAEHVQS; from the coding sequence ATGAACGCAGCCACGGAGCGGCCCAGGCTGGTTGTTTTTTCCAGCCTGTTTCCCTCGCCGGCGCAGCCCAGTGCCGGCGTCTTCGTACGGGAGCGGATGTTCCGCGTTGGCCGGGTGCTGCCGGTGACGGTGGTTTCGCCGCAGCCCTGGTTCCCGTTGCAGTCACTGATCCGTGCCTTCGTGCCGCGCTACCGTCCGCCCGCGCCGGGTTTCGAGATCATGGACGGCGTCGAAGTCTACCGGCCGCGCTTTCTGGCTCTGCCCGGGGTGCTGCGGCGACTGGATGGACTGTCGATGGCTCTGTCCAGCCTGCGCTGCGTGCGCCGATTGAAACAGACCGGGCGAGCGGACCTGATCGATGCCCACTTCAGCTTTCCCGATGGCCGTGCTGCCACCCTGATCGGTCGCTGGCTGGGTCTGCCGGTCACCATCACCCTGCGGGGCACCGAGGTGCCGCACCTGCGGACCACGCGGCGACCGCAGTTGCTGGCAGCCTGGCGCGATGCCCGCCACCTGTTCAGCGTGTCCGAATCGCTGCGCCGGGTCGCCATCGAACGTGGGGTGCCGGCGGAGAAGATCGAGGTGGTGGGGAATGGTGTGGACGTGGAGCGCTTTCACCCCGTACCACGTCACCAGGCGCGCGAGGCGTTGGGCTTGCCGGATGATGCCGAAGTGCTGGTTACCGTCGGCGGTCTGGTCGAGCGCAAGGGTTTCCATCGTGTCATCGAGGTATTGCCGCGGTTGCTGAAGAATCATACGCGCCTGCACTACCTGATCGTGGGCGGTGCAACGGCCGAAGGGGACTGGCGTGACCGCCTGCAGGCGCAGGTCCGGGACCTGGGCATCGAACAGCGGGTGCATTTCCTCGGCGCCCTGCCGCCCGATCAGCTCAAGAACCCGCTCTCGGCGGCGGACCTGTTTGTGCTCTCCACCCGCAACGAGGGCTGGGCCAACGTGCTGCTGGAGGCCATGGCCTGCGGCCTGCCGGTGATCACGACCGATGTCGGCGGCAATGCCGAAGTGGTATGCCGTCCCGAACTGGGTCGCATCGTGCCCTTCGGAGACGCCGATGCCCTGGCGCGGGTCCTGGATGAAGCGCTGGCGCAGCGCTGGGACCGGGCCGCGATCCGTGCCCACGCCTGTGCCAACGGCTGGGACGAGCGGGTCAAACGGCTGGTCAGCCGCTTCTGCAGCCTTGCCCGGCCGCCCGGGACCACGGCCGGTACGGCGGAGCATGTGCAGTCGTGA
- a CDS encoding phenylacetate--CoA ligase family protein produces MSGLYTRLVSGLLFPLHERLKRHDSVAVRRALEQSQWWSPERIRGLQVERLRTLLMRAGAEVPYYRSLFREQGFDPAMVDSLEDLRKLPFLDKPAIRAHLDALRSVRARGLARFNTGGSSGEPLIFYIGRERISHDVAAKWRATRWWGVDIGDREIVVWGSPIELGSQDRIRAIRDRLLRTRLLPAFEMSEQRLDEFIGEIRRFRPVMLFGYPSSLAHIAGHAEGRGQRMDDLGIRVAFVTSERLYDHQRERIERVFGCPVANGYGGRDAGFIAHQCPEGGMHLTAEDIIVEIVDPEGCVLGPGESGEIVVTHLATADFPFIRYRTGDVGILDDRPCACGRGLPLLREIQGRTTDFIVARDGTVMHGLALIYVLRDLPGIANFRIEQHSLDRTEVQIVTDDGFDPACIPGIQDAFRQRLGESVTIEVRQVDEIAREASGKFRYVVSRVEL; encoded by the coding sequence GTGAGCGGTCTGTACACCCGCCTGGTCAGCGGCCTGCTGTTTCCGTTGCACGAGCGGCTAAAGCGCCACGACTCGGTCGCGGTGCGCCGGGCGCTGGAGCAGAGCCAGTGGTGGTCGCCCGAGCGCATCCGGGGGTTGCAGGTCGAGCGCCTGCGTACGCTGCTCATGCGCGCTGGCGCCGAAGTTCCCTACTACCGCAGCTTGTTCCGGGAGCAGGGCTTCGATCCCGCAATGGTGGACTCGCTCGAGGACCTGCGGAAGCTGCCTTTTCTTGACAAGCCGGCCATTCGCGCCCATCTCGACGCGCTGCGCTCGGTGCGTGCGAGAGGGCTGGCCCGCTTCAATACCGGCGGCTCCAGCGGCGAGCCGCTGATCTTCTACATCGGGCGCGAGCGTATCAGCCACGATGTCGCCGCCAAGTGGCGCGCCACCCGCTGGTGGGGCGTGGACATTGGCGACCGGGAAATCGTGGTCTGGGGTTCGCCCATCGAGCTCGGCAGCCAGGATCGTATTCGTGCCATCCGCGACCGCCTGTTACGTACCCGTTTGCTGCCGGCCTTCGAGATGTCCGAGCAGCGGCTGGACGAGTTCATCGGCGAGATTCGCCGCTTCCGGCCGGTCATGCTCTTTGGCTATCCCTCGTCACTGGCCCACATCGCCGGACATGCCGAGGGCCGCGGCCAGCGCATGGATGACCTCGGCATCCGGGTCGCCTTCGTGACCTCCGAGCGCCTGTACGACCACCAGCGCGAGCGCATCGAGCGCGTGTTCGGCTGCCCGGTTGCCAATGGATACGGGGGCAGGGATGCCGGCTTCATTGCCCACCAGTGCCCCGAAGGCGGCATGCACCTGACCGCCGAGGATATCATTGTCGAGATCGTCGACCCCGAAGGCTGCGTACTCGGCCCCGGAGAATCCGGCGAGATCGTCGTCACCCATCTCGCCACTGCCGACTTTCCCTTCATCCGTTACCGCACCGGCGACGTCGGTATTCTCGACGACCGCCCCTGTGCCTGCGGCCGCGGTCTGCCCCTGTTGCGCGAGATCCAGGGCCGCACCACCGACTTCATCGTCGCCCGCGACGGCACCGTCATGCACGGACTGGCACTGATCTACGTCCTTCGCGACCTGCCGGGGATTGCCAACTTCCGTATCGAGCAGCACTCGCTGGATCGCACCGAGGTGCAGATCGTCACTGATGACGGCTTCGATCCCGCCTGCATCCCCGGTATACAGGACGCGTTCCGTCAGCGCCTGGGGGAAAGCGTGACCATCGAGGTGCGGCAGGTGGACGAGATCGCCCGCGAGGCTTCAGGAAAGTTCCGCTATGTGGTGAGCCGGGTCGAGCTGTGA
- a CDS encoding sulfotransferase domain-containing protein — MKSGMSSFTDRIPLRWRRRLRRMIKNARHGLSPTPRDQARTLIVAGVQRSGTNMVMDLLDRSMHTDVYHETDPRAYDRYEMRDLEVIQDLHDRSRAPAFVIKALCELQDLPNMLDRFAPARAVWVVRDYRDVVNSMLRSFPSQKREIELLVDDPNGNRWMGKGMSMETHQLLRRLWEQGLDDPSAAAFIWYFRNILFFEQALDRDPRVSVMFYEELVTAPDIQLHRLFDFFGLPYRPAIARDVFSSSIRKRQGPPINAEVAALCEEMLARFRKA; from the coding sequence ATGAAGTCAGGCATGTCCTCCTTCACCGACCGGATTCCGCTGCGTTGGCGGCGCCGCCTGCGCCGCATGATCAAGAACGCGCGCCATGGGCTCTCTCCCACTCCGCGTGACCAGGCCCGCACCCTGATCGTTGCCGGCGTTCAGCGATCCGGCACCAACATGGTCATGGACCTGCTCGACCGCAGCATGCACACCGACGTCTACCACGAGACCGATCCGCGCGCATACGACCGCTACGAAATGCGAGACCTGGAAGTGATCCAGGATCTGCATGATCGATCCCGGGCACCGGCCTTTGTCATCAAGGCGCTCTGTGAGCTGCAGGATCTTCCGAACATGCTCGACCGCTTTGCACCGGCCAGAGCGGTCTGGGTCGTCCGCGACTATCGGGATGTGGTCAACTCCATGCTGCGCTCCTTCCCCAGCCAGAAGCGGGAAATAGAACTGCTGGTCGATGATCCGAACGGCAACCGGTGGATGGGCAAGGGCATGAGCATGGAAACCCATCAGCTTCTGCGCCGGCTCTGGGAACAGGGTCTCGACGACCCGAGCGCCGCAGCCTTCATCTGGTACTTTCGGAACATCCTGTTCTTCGAGCAGGCACTGGACCGGGATCCGCGGGTGTCCGTCATGTTCTATGAAGAGCTGGTCACTGCCCCCGATATCCAGCTCCATCGGCTGTTCGACTTCTTCGGACTGCCCTACCGACCCGCCATTGCGCGGGATGTGTTCTCCAGCTCGATCCGCAAGCGTCAAGGCCCGCCGATCAACGCCGAGGTTGCCGCGCTGTGCGAGGAAATGCTCGCGCGGTTTCGCAAGGCCTGA